A window from Candidatus Epulonipiscium sp. encodes these proteins:
- a CDS encoding chemotaxis protein, with protein sequence MLAARGRCKEVGLVTDYVEEKLRGNNPPYPIINHEPHKIILDLFEKLLKMGMSNNELLRKLINESASLSDFDVNMSFISSGLSRFAGELAQSSQSNMAVVEETTASMNEVGQAIDSHAHILEDLSIKSNDLMSGNRDNMKLLEDINHIKIIVLKDSEIMSQKIGFLEEISRKMDDIVAGVSTIAEQTNLLALNASIEAARAGEHGRGFSVVAEEIRKLASDTKNKLEDMQVFTEDIRNATKEGMDSVNSTIVSMTDMTEKIETVNRSFRDNGNYLEMVVNSVSELASMMEEINASSEEITAAMNVVASESEKISHMTTRVAGDSQKALDYSNHIGRVDDNISDIVKQLMETVNDSTHPLTNEDFIATIEEAIISHKAWQDILKKMIDEETLMPIQTDGKKCKFGHFYYSIQISHPEIKDCWAKIDRLHIDLHNKGHEVIEAIRKKDSKRAIQLYSEANQLSQGIIKMLNEIIQKVKSMDFMEEKIF encoded by the coding sequence ATGCTAGCTGCAAGGGGAAGATGCAAAGAGGTAGGCTTGGTTACAGATTATGTAGAAGAAAAATTGAGGGGGAATAATCCACCGTATCCTATTATAAACCATGAACCTCATAAAATTATTTTGGATTTGTTTGAAAAGTTGTTAAAGATGGGAATGTCGAATAATGAACTGCTTAGGAAATTGATTAATGAATCAGCCAGTTTAAGTGATTTCGATGTGAATATGTCATTTATATCTTCGGGATTAAGTAGATTTGCTGGGGAATTGGCCCAGTCTAGTCAATCTAATATGGCAGTGGTAGAAGAGACCACAGCAAGCATGAATGAGGTAGGGCAGGCCATTGATAGTCATGCTCATATATTAGAGGATTTATCGATTAAATCCAATGATCTTATGAGTGGCAATAGGGATAATATGAAGCTTCTAGAAGATATTAATCATATAAAGATTATTGTTCTAAAGGATTCAGAAATAATGTCTCAAAAGATAGGTTTTTTAGAAGAAATATCTAGAAAGATGGATGATATCGTTGCTGGAGTCAGTACCATAGCAGAACAAACAAATTTATTAGCGCTTAATGCCAGTATAGAAGCAGCGCGGGCCGGCGAACATGGGAGAGGTTTTTCTGTGGTTGCAGAGGAAATAAGAAAGTTGGCATCGGATACTAAAAATAAATTAGAGGATATGCAAGTATTTACAGAAGATATAAGAAATGCAACAAAAGAGGGCATGGACAGTGTAAATAGTACAATTGTATCTATGACGGATATGACCGAAAAAATTGAAACAGTCAATCGTTCCTTTAGGGATAATGGGAATTATCTAGAGATGGTAGTTAATAGTGTTTCGGAACTGGCAAGTATGATGGAAGAAATAAACGCCTCCTCGGAGGAAATCACTGCTGCTATGAATGTAGTGGCCAGTGAATCAGAAAAAATCAGTCATATGACAACTCGGGTTGCTGGGGATTCACAAAAAGCCCTTGATTATTCTAATCATATAGGAAGGGTAGATGACAATATATCCGATATAGTAAAACAACTAATGGAAACGGTTAATGATAGCACCCACCCTTTGACCAATGAAGATTTTATTGCTACCATAGAAGAGGCAATCATATCCCACAAGGCATGGCAGGATATATTAAAAAAGATGATTGACGAAGAGACATTAATGCCCATACAGACAGATGGTAAGAAGTGTAAGTTTGGACATTTTTATTATTCTATACAAATTAGCCATCCTGAAATCAAGGATTGTTGGGCGAAGATTGATCGTTTACATATAGACTTACATAATAAGGGACATGAAGTTATAGAGGCTATTCGTAAAAAAGATTCAAAAAGGGCTATACAATTATATAGTGAGGCAAATCAATTATCCCAAGGGATTATTAAGATGTTAAATGAAATCATCCAAAAGGTTAAAAGTATGGATTTTATGGAAGAAAAGATTTTTTAG
- a CDS encoding DUF421 domain-containing protein, producing the protein MLWVEKPFLCKGINDLLGQLRIGNVFDINEVKYAIIKTNGVLSIMKYEDKNTPTLGDLGVITNSKELFKTVVLFIDIYKD; encoded by the coding sequence ATATTATGGGTAGAAAAACCTTTTTTATGTAAGGGTATCAATGACTTATTAGGGCAGCTTAGGATAGGGAATGTATTTGATATTAATGAGGTAAAATACGCAATCATAAAAACTAACGGAGTCCTAAGCATTATGAAATATGAGGATAAAAATACCCCAACCTTAGGTGATTTGGGGGTGATAACAAATTCTAAAGAACTCTTTAAAACGGTTGTTTTATTCATAGATATATACAAAGATTAA
- a CDS encoding bifunctional (p)ppGpp synthetase/guanosine-3',5'-bis(diphosphate) 3'-pyrophosphohydrolase has product MITRAIIFATLAHENQKRKCTDVPYILHPLEAGIITSQLKYDVNNICAALLHDTIEDAKVSYESLKLMFNERIADLVKSQSEDKSKSWKERKQHTITFLKEVEDEDIKLISLADKLANARALQRDYLMIKDALWERFNVTDKNEHKWYYEELVKSLESLSKYALYQEFKALVLKIFE; this is encoded by the coding sequence ATGATAACCAGAGCCATTATATTTGCCACCTTAGCCCACGAGAATCAAAAAAGAAAATGTACAGATGTTCCATATATTCTTCATCCCTTAGAAGCAGGGATTATAACCTCTCAGTTAAAGTATGATGTGAATAACATCTGTGCAGCCCTTCTACACGATACCATAGAAGATGCTAAGGTAAGTTATGAAAGCTTAAAGTTAATGTTTAACGAAAGGATTGCAGACCTTGTAAAATCCCAAAGTGAAGACAAGTCAAAATCCTGGAAAGAAAGAAAACAACACACCATTACATTTTTAAAAGAAGTGGAAGATGAGGATATTAAACTAATTTCCTTGGCGGATAAATTAGCTAATGCAAGGGCACTCCAAAGGGATTATCTTATGATTAAAGATGCCCTTTGGGAAAGATTTAATGTCACAGATAAAAATGAGCATAAGTGGTACTATGAGGAATTGGTAAAAAGCCTTGAAAGTTTATCAAAATATGCTTTGTATCAAGAATTTAAAGCACTGGTTTTAAAGATTTTTGAATAA
- a CDS encoding tRNA 2-thiocytidine(32) synthetase TtcA: MKLQKLLSYVRRAVDDYHMIEDGDRIAVGISGGKDSLALLLSLRGLQRFYPKKFELEAITVSLGFDNFDTTGVQKLCDEIEVPYTVHKTDIGQIVFNERKEKNPCSLCSKMRKGALNEVAKGLNCNKIALGHNKDDVIQTLLLCMFYEGRMYTFAPVSYLDRMDLYSIRPLIYVPEKEIITLAEIEKFPIIKSPCPADGNTKREDMKNLIENLRKRYDNLDNHLFGAIQRSSIKGWE; this comes from the coding sequence ATGAAATTACAAAAACTTCTTAGCTATGTTCGTCGTGCAGTAGATGATTATCATATGATAGAAGACGGTGACAGGATTGCTGTAGGAATATCCGGAGGCAAGGATAGCTTGGCTCTTTTATTATCCTTGAGGGGACTTCAAAGATTCTATCCAAAAAAATTCGAGCTAGAAGCCATTACAGTATCCCTAGGTTTTGATAATTTTGACACTACCGGTGTGCAAAAGCTATGTGACGAAATCGAAGTCCCCTATACTGTTCATAAAACCGATATCGGACAAATTGTATTTAATGAGCGAAAAGAAAAAAACCCCTGTTCTCTTTGCTCCAAAATGAGAAAAGGGGCCCTAAATGAAGTTGCCAAAGGACTTAACTGTAATAAAATTGCCCTGGGCCATAATAAGGATGATGTCATTCAAACCCTTCTTCTTTGCATGTTTTATGAAGGACGAATGTATACATTTGCTCCGGTTAGCTATTTGGATAGAATGGATTTATATTCGATTAGACCCCTAATCTATGTACCAGAAAAAGAAATCATAACCCTTGCAGAAATCGAAAAGTTCCCTATTATAAAAAGCCCCTGTCCTGCAGATGGCAATACAAAACGTGAAGATATGAAAAACCTAATAGAAAACCTTCGCAAACGCTACGATAACCTAGACAATCATCTTTTCGGAGCTATCCAAAGATCCTCCATCAAAGGCTGGGAATAA